In Verrucomicrobiota bacterium, the DNA window ACTGTAGAGGGTGTCCGAGCGACGGGCCTTCGCCACGCCGAAGTGGCTTCGGCCACGCAGGCGGGTGAGGGGGATTTCCCTGGGCACGCCTCGGAAACTGCCGCCGCTTCCCAGCAGGCCAAGGCCGCGGCTATGGCGGCGCTGCGCGAGCGCGCTCTCGTTTGCCGGAAATGCCCGCACCTCGCTCAGTCGCGAAAGAACGTCGTCTTTGGCGTCGGCGACATCCATTGTCCGCTCATGTTTGTCGGGGAAGCTCCGGGCGCGGACGAAGACGCGCAAGGCGAACCGTTCGTGGGCGCGGCGGGACAGTTGCTGACGCGGATCATCAAGGCGATGGGCTTTTCGCGCGACACGGTCTACATCGCGAACATTCTGAAGTGCCGTCCGGACACACCGGACCAGGCGTACGGCAATCGCAAGCCCACGCCGGAAGAAATGCAGACGTGCTCGCCTTATCTACTGGAGCAAATCGATCTGATTCAGCCGAAGGTCATCGTGGCGCTGGGCGCGACGGCGGTCGAAGGATTGCTAGGCCGGACCGAAGGCATTTCCAGGCTCCGCGGACAGTTCCAGGAATTTCGCGGCGTGCCGGTCATGCCCACCTTTCATCCCTCGTATCTTTTGCGCAACGAATCCCTGGCGGTGAAGCGGCAAGTGTGGGAGGACATGCTCAAGGTCCTCGAAAAACTGAACGTCCCGATCACCGAGAAACAACGGAATTACTTTTTGAAGGGGAGTGGTTAGCACGGGACAGTGGGTTCTTCATCCTTTCTTCCCATGAACCGGACGGTAGGGCGAGCCTGTCCCCAGCGAGCCGAGTCGGACGTGTTCCACGTACGTCGGAGCGGCTCGCCGGGACGGACTCGCCCTACCGAGTTCAAGGGCCGAGTGCATGGTTTTGAAACCAAGCAGGCTTCCCCTGAACCTGGCAGGGACGGATTCCACTCCGTCCCTGACAGTACTCCACAATCGAGAGCCATACGCCGAGGCGGTGGAACGCGTCCCTACCGGTTCGTGGTCCCAAAGTACGATCGCGGTGAAACGCTGTTGACCTCCGTCAAAGCTCGCGGCCCGGCACGCCGCCATGCTGTTCCGCAATCTCGAATACGATTGGCAGGATATGAATCGAAGGACTTTTCTCAAAACTTCGGGCGCGGGCGCATGCTGGCTGGCCGCTCCAGGCCTCAGGGGCGCCGAACCGAATTCCACTGCGGACGAAGCCGAGCTCCTCTCGCGCGCCAAAGAACAAATTGAGAAACATCGCAAAGGGGACGGCGTCATTGTCGTGCGCGACGCCAGCGGCAAACCGATCGCAAATGCGATCCTTAAGCTGGAGCAGACGCGGCACCAATTCCTTTTCGGCTGCAATTTTTTCATGTTTGGCCGCATCCGCGATCCGGAGCGCGAAGAGGAATATCGCCGCCGCTTCGCTTCGTTGCTCAACTACGCCACGCTCGGTTTTTACTGGCCGTACTACGAGCCGGAGCGCGGCAAACCGATCTACGATTACACGGACAAAGTCACCGCCTGGTGCCGCGAGCATGGCATCACCTGCAAAGGGCATCCTTTGGTCTGGGACTACGCGGACCCCAAATGGCTGCCGCAGGATTTCGCCGAGATTCGAGCGCTGTCCAACGCGCGCGTCCGCGAGATCGTCGAGCGGTTCCACGGACGCATTGACATCTGGGACGTCGTCAACGAGCCGACGCACCTGGGTCGATTCAAGACGCGCACCGGCGAACGCGCGATGGCCATGGGCGCCGTGCCGTACACCGCCGAAGCTTTGAAAATCGCGCGCGCGGCCAACCCGCGGGCGCTGCTTCTGGTGAACGATTACCGCACCGATCCGCCCTTCCAACAAATCCTCGAAGAGTTGCGCGAGGACGGAAAACTGCTGTTCGACGCC includes these proteins:
- a CDS encoding uracil-DNA glycosylase; the protein is MAALRERALVCRKCPHLAQSRKNVVFGVGDIHCPLMFVGEAPGADEDAQGEPFVGAAGQLLTRIIKAMGFSRDTVYIANILKCRPDTPDQAYGNRKPTPEEMQTCSPYLLEQIDLIQPKVIVALGATAVEGLLGRTEGISRLRGQFQEFRGVPVMPTFHPSYLLRNESLAVKRQVWEDMLKVLEKLNVPITEKQRNYFLKGSG
- a CDS encoding twin-arginine translocation signal domain-containing protein, with the protein product MLFRNLEYDWQDMNRRTFLKTSGAGACWLAAPGLRGAEPNSTADEAELLSRAKEQIEKHRKGDGVIVVRDASGKPIANAILKLEQTRHQFLFGCNFFMFGRIRDPEREEEYRRRFASLLNYATLGFYWPYYEPERGKPIYDYTDKVTAWCREHGITCKGHPLVWDYADPKWLPQDFAEIRALSNARVREIVERFHGRIDIWDVVNEPTHLGRFKTRTGERAMAMGAVPYTAEALKIARAANPRALLLVNDYRTDPPFQQILEELREDGKLLFDAIGIQSHMHGGGWPLRKIWDVCSGPRAEKGRWAATTPEGEAAQAEYVPKFYTMLFAHPAVEALTWWDFADEGAWQGAAAGWLRKDMSPKPAYERLMKLLKDEWWTKAESRTNQHGEAAIRAFFGAHRVTAQLSDGRTSTKEIIWKRDQPNRREVSVN